A DNA window from Castanea sativa cultivar Marrone di Chiusa Pesio chromosome 7, ASM4071231v1 contains the following coding sequences:
- the LOC142642311 gene encoding transcription factor MYC2-like, which produces MSQPSKPISEGRVPEATASIASIFPPNNSESSGSAPNETIPQSSNSVASVFPPTKSQSESSESNERNLQPQQTHPIQSIFQPTKSHTNSSDSLHTESIQQSTSIRLSEPERVPLNRVEERLSRDQIKQLIHMLRVMVPANSKTSVECLLDSTKTYINELKGKHQSSECHREYLQKQLESLVNNINLGIAGRNATILIQCSKNHSPSTLMVALMELELDVYNATWTVVNDLMMLHAVVNMQSRFYTQEQLRLALLAKLGLAFFQ; this is translated from the coding sequence ATGTCTCAGCCTAGTAAACCAATTAGTGAAGGTAGAGTTCCAGAAGCTACTGCTTCCATAGCTTCAATCTTTCCACCAAACAATTCTGAGTCTTCTGGTTCTGCACCTAATGAAACAATTCCACAATCCTCTAATTCCGTAGCGTCAGTCTTCCCACCAACCAAGTCTCAGTCTGAGAGTTCAGAATCCAATGAAAGAAACCTACAACCACAACAGACTCATCCCATACAGTCAATCTTCCAGCCAACCAAGTCGCATACAAACAGTTCGGATAGCCTGCATACTGAATCAATCCAACAGAGTACTTCAATCCGATTGTCTGAACCTGAAAGAGTTCCTCTGAATCGAGTAGAAGAAAGGCTGAGCAGAGATCAGATTAAGCAGCTGATACATATGCTTCGAGTCATGGTTCCGGCCAATTCAAAAACGAGCGTGGAATGCCTCCTCGACAGCACGAAAACGTATATAAACGAGCTGAAGGGTAAGCACCAGAGTTCGGAGTGCCATAGGGAGTACTTGCAGAAGCAATTGGAGAGCTTGGTGAATAATATCAACTTGGGGATAGCGGGAAGGAATGCGACGATTTTGATCCAATGTAGTAAGAATCACTCACCCTCGACCTTAATGGTGGCGTTGATGGAGCTAGAGTTAGATGTGTACAATGCGACCTGGACAGTGGTGAACGATTTGATGATGCTACATGCTGTGGTGAACATGCAAAGTAGATTTTACACACAAGAGCAGCTCAGGCTAGCGTTATTGGCCAAACTTGGCCTAGCATTCTTTCAGTAG